Part of the Bernardetia sp. genome, TAGAAGAAAGTAATGACTTTAAAAAGTGTGTAGAAAAGGCTGTAACTGAAATAGAATCATTACAAAAAAATGAATTTGAAAATGACATTGATACAACACTTCTTATTTTTCCACATAATTTTATCAATGTTGAGACAACAGAAGAAACCGAAGAAAATCAGTCATTCAACGACTTTTTGGATTTTGTAGCTCTTTTGGATTTGTATTTGGAACAAAATAATTTGGAAGGTGAGTTTCAACTGGTGGCTTTTCATCCTAATTATATTTTTGAAGGGGAAGAAAAAGACTCTAAAAGTCATTACACCAATCGTTCGCCATATCCAATGTTGCATATTTTGAAGGAAGAGAGCGTAACAAAAGCTATAGAAAGTTATGGAAATATAGACGCTATTCCTCAAAAGAACATAGAGAAATTAGAAAAAATGGATGAAAAAGATTTTGAGTGGTTGCAATCTTTCCAAAAATAGTTTAAACAAATCAAATACAGCAGTTTATTATTCTGTTCAAATTTTGTATCTTTGTAGTGCAATTTTATAGTGGAAAAGTTCAATAATTTGATTTTTTAAAATATTGCTTTTCATTCGTAATTTTTAATTAATCAATTCGTAATTCAAAAATGTACGGTTCTTCCTCTTCTCGTTCTCCTTTTGCTCAACTAGACTGGCTAACAATACTTTTATTTTTTGGTCTTTTGTCGTGGGGATGGATTAGTATTTATGCAGCCATTTATGATGCTGAAAAAACTTATACCATCACTCAATTTTTGTTTAAAACGAATGCAGGAAAACAGATTGTTTGGATTGGACTAGCTACGCTTTTGGCTTTTGTCTTGACACTT contains:
- a CDS encoding DUF1415 domain-containing protein; the encoded protein is MENAKSITQKWLEEWILNLNLCPFAHSVYKNNQIRFEVEESNDFKKCVEKAVTEIESLQKNEFENDIDTTLLIFPHNFINVETTEETEENQSFNDFLDFVALLDLYLEQNNLEGEFQLVAFHPNYIFEGEEKDSKSHYTNRSPYPMLHILKEESVTKAIESYGNIDAIPQKNIEKLEKMDEKDFEWLQSFQK